One segment of Arcanobacterium haemolyticum DSM 20595 DNA contains the following:
- a CDS encoding DNA gyrase/topoisomerase IV subunit B, whose amino-acid sequence MPQTKEEYTARHLSVLEGLEAVRKRPGMYIGSTDSRGLMHCAWEIIDNAVDEATEGFATSISITLHPDTSVEVSDDGRGIPVDEVPGTGASGVEVVYTKLHAGGKFGGGSYSSSGGLHGVGASVVNALSQRLDVAVKRNGKVHEISFQRGEPGMFDDSGNPSPDATFKPALDESPLRITGKVAKKTTGTRVRYWYDPQIFPSDSQFSYDALIERVREKAFLVPGLTIRVSDLRGEEPVEEEFTYNGGVVDFVDFLASDPAVTSTMHLTGEGTFTETVQVLDKKSGHLKASDVERTCVVDIALRWGSGYETIEESFVNIIATPKGGTHVTGFEQGLVKVLRTAIDQKSRQLKVTARDPRIEKDDILAGLSAVVAVRFPEPQFEGQTKEILGTAPIRAIVAKVVETELSAILASTKRDQKTENSRLLEKIVAEMRARVAARTQKEISRRKNALETSSLPAKLADCRAEDVERSELFIVEGDSALGTAKLARNSEFQALLPIRGKILNVQKASPADILKNQEVSSIIQVIGAGSGRTFDLDAARYGKVIFMTDADVDGAHIRTLLLTLFFRYMRPLVEAGRVYAAVPPLHRIEVAGQGRRKGEYIYTYSDTQLHKELTKLERAKKSYKEPIQRYKGLGEMDADQLAETTMDPAHRSLRRISMADEAALRYAEETFELLMGSDVAPRKEFIIDGAAHISRDQIDV is encoded by the coding sequence GTGCCACAGACCAAAGAAGAATACACAGCCCGCCACCTCTCGGTTCTTGAAGGGCTTGAAGCAGTCCGTAAACGCCCGGGAATGTACATTGGATCTACTGATTCTCGCGGGCTCATGCACTGTGCCTGGGAAATTATCGATAATGCGGTTGATGAAGCAACCGAAGGCTTTGCAACATCTATTTCGATTACGTTGCATCCAGATACGTCCGTTGAAGTGAGTGACGATGGCCGTGGCATTCCAGTAGATGAAGTTCCCGGAACTGGCGCTTCTGGCGTAGAAGTCGTGTACACAAAGTTGCACGCGGGCGGTAAATTCGGGGGCGGTTCGTATTCGTCGTCGGGCGGTTTGCACGGCGTGGGTGCGTCGGTGGTGAACGCGCTTTCGCAACGCCTCGATGTGGCCGTGAAGCGTAACGGTAAGGTTCACGAAATTTCGTTCCAGCGCGGTGAACCTGGCATGTTTGACGATTCGGGTAACCCAAGCCCGGATGCTACGTTTAAGCCAGCATTGGATGAATCCCCACTTCGTATCACTGGAAAAGTTGCGAAGAAAACCACTGGTACTCGCGTGCGGTACTGGTACGATCCACAGATTTTCCCGTCAGATTCGCAGTTCTCCTACGATGCGTTAATTGAACGCGTGCGTGAAAAAGCCTTCTTGGTTCCTGGGCTAACTATTCGCGTGAGCGATTTGCGTGGGGAAGAACCAGTTGAAGAAGAGTTTACGTACAACGGTGGTGTGGTCGATTTCGTCGATTTCCTTGCCTCCGATCCGGCCGTGACATCTACGATGCATCTCACAGGTGAAGGTACGTTTACTGAAACCGTTCAGGTTCTCGATAAGAAGAGCGGCCACCTGAAGGCGTCCGACGTCGAACGCACATGTGTTGTTGATATTGCATTGCGATGGGGTAGCGGCTACGAAACGATTGAAGAATCGTTCGTCAACATCATTGCCACGCCGAAGGGTGGAACCCACGTTACCGGTTTTGAACAAGGTTTGGTGAAAGTTCTTCGTACCGCGATAGATCAAAAATCACGTCAGTTGAAGGTCACGGCTCGCGATCCACGTATTGAAAAAGACGATATTCTTGCCGGCCTGAGCGCCGTCGTCGCCGTCCGATTTCCGGAACCACAATTCGAAGGGCAAACCAAGGAAATCTTGGGAACAGCGCCAATCCGCGCCATTGTTGCCAAAGTGGTGGAAACCGAACTCTCTGCGATCCTCGCCTCCACAAAGCGGGACCAAAAAACAGAAAACTCCCGGTTGCTTGAAAAAATCGTGGCAGAAATGCGCGCCCGCGTAGCAGCCCGTACCCAAAAGGAAATCTCGCGCCGCAAGAACGCACTCGAAACGTCCTCACTCCCTGCAAAACTGGCAGACTGCCGCGCGGAAGATGTGGAACGTTCGGAACTCTTCATAGTCGAAGGCGATTCGGCACTGGGCACCGCAAAACTCGCCCGCAACTCAGAATTTCAAGCGCTCTTGCCGATCCGTGGAAAAATTCTCAACGTCCAAAAAGCTTCCCCAGCAGACATCCTCAAAAACCAGGAGGTCTCCTCAATTATCCAGGTCATCGGTGCTGGATCAGGGCGAACGTTCGATCTGGACGCAGCCCGGTACGGAAAAGTCATCTTCATGACTGATGCCGATGTGGATGGCGCCCACATCCGAACCTTGCTCCTCACGCTCTTCTTCCGCTACATGCGGCCACTCGTTGAAGCAGGCCGAGTGTACGCGGCCGTACCGCCACTCCACCGTATCGAAGTGGCTGGTCAAGGCCGCCGCAAAGGCGAATACATCTACACATATTCCGATACGCAACTCCACAAAGAACTAACCAAACTCGAACGTGCCAAAAAGAGCTACAAGGAACCAATCCAACGCTACAAGGGCCTCGGTGAAATGGACGCCGATCAGCTAGCCGAAACCACCATGGATCCGGCACACCGATCCCTCCGGCGTATTTCTATGGCAGACGAAGCCGCCCTCCGATATGCTGAGGAAACATTCGAACTTCTCATGGGATCGGATGTGGCGCCACGAAAAGAATTTATTATCGATGGCGCTGCCCATATTTCCCGCGATCAAATCGACGTCTAA
- a CDS encoding GNAT family N-acetyltransferase, whose protein sequence is MPDPTSSQLRSRSFAERLDAPAHVRLPGSHLGLTWRALTREDLPAFIDLMASTADSPLGFVPAIERTITYWYDELTAQPHCSDILSGWDGQGKLQAMACVRVNDKPLSELQAEVTAVVRPDWVGRGIGRALLEWQDDRARQLLAMHPSDLPVSIRALVPERNGSRRRLLAAGGFTPISYITDVTTRTSCEHHEVSKQARERLAAQGFTIQPYTADVDMELRRLHNRLILALERYQPLSSAAWQAKLSRADHDFSFLLIKDQQLVGYTLAEQIPEISALRIYYYGIERALRRQGIGTDLMLSVLGPAYDAQISTVAAPVVSRQGKVPESLVDHGFAPELREIVYSIDI, encoded by the coding sequence ATGCCTGATCCTACGTCGTCCCAGTTGCGTAGCCGTTCCTTCGCAGAACGGCTAGACGCCCCGGCTCACGTCCGCCTACCCGGTTCTCACTTGGGCCTTACATGGCGTGCTCTCACCCGCGAAGATCTGCCAGCATTCATCGATCTCATGGCGTCTACGGCAGATTCACCGCTCGGATTTGTGCCCGCCATCGAGCGTACGATCACGTACTGGTATGACGAACTCACAGCACAGCCACACTGCTCAGATATTTTGAGCGGTTGGGATGGGCAGGGGAAACTCCAAGCGATGGCCTGCGTGCGCGTCAATGATAAGCCGCTTTCCGAACTTCAGGCAGAGGTCACTGCCGTGGTGCGCCCTGATTGGGTGGGCCGTGGGATCGGGCGCGCCCTGCTGGAATGGCAAGATGATCGCGCCCGCCAGCTGCTGGCCATGCATCCATCGGACTTACCAGTCTCGATTCGCGCACTTGTTCCCGAACGGAACGGGAGCCGCCGCCGGCTGCTCGCAGCAGGCGGCTTCACGCCTATCAGCTACATCACTGACGTGACCACCCGGACGTCATGCGAACACCATGAGGTGTCAAAGCAGGCACGCGAACGGTTGGCTGCGCAAGGGTTTACGATTCAGCCGTACACGGCGGATGTGGATATGGAGTTGCGGCGCTTGCATAATCGGTTGATTTTGGCGTTGGAGCGCTATCAACCGTTATCGTCGGCAGCCTGGCAGGCGAAGTTATCGCGGGCGGATCATGACTTTTCATTCTTGTTGATTAAGGATCAGCAACTTGTTGGCTATACGTTGGCGGAGCAGATTCCGGAGATTTCTGCGTTGCGGATTTACTATTACGGGATTGAGCGGGCGTTGCGCCGGCAGGGCATCGGCACTGATTTGATGTTGAGTGTGCTGGGCCCAGCTTATGACGCCCAGATTTCTACTGTGGCGGCGCCGGTTGTGAGCCGTCAGGGTAAGGTTCCAGAATCGTTGGTGGATCACGGGTTTGCTCCGGAGCTTCGTGAGATCGTGTATTCGATTGATATCTGA
- a CDS encoding GNAT family N-acetyltransferase, with amino-acid sequence MKHSKAWEWSDLTSDDVSLVADFIAATEAFDDAPIRTPFSEVASYFGTECPWKAQGAWAGDTLVAFGLARIISNTQWETTITLSGSVHPQWRAQGVGTDLLERQVEVAHALAGARAARALLYVEADHKNLVALAEGFGFSRLASFVQIRGKTTTRLSAPALSDYIAIEPMGDGVIDDIRGIHNVVVSESALFDIQTAESWAAVLEDVDREWCFVAVDRFGDRPRIVGYLLASVFVSIVDGMEASEAYIDEVVVIPQWRNSGVGSAMVTAVLQRFQEAGYDSVVADVAIADPDGSAFMDVFDETGFAEIGRTHVMSLQLNQ; translated from the coding sequence ATGAAGCATTCGAAGGCGTGGGAATGGTCTGATCTGACCAGCGATGATGTGTCCCTTGTGGCTGATTTTATTGCGGCTACTGAGGCGTTTGATGATGCTCCGATTCGGACCCCGTTTTCCGAGGTGGCATCGTATTTTGGCACGGAGTGTCCGTGGAAGGCCCAGGGCGCGTGGGCAGGGGATACGTTGGTGGCATTTGGTTTGGCGCGCATCATATCGAACACGCAATGGGAAACCACCATCACGTTGTCTGGGAGCGTTCATCCGCAGTGGCGTGCGCAGGGCGTGGGCACGGATTTGTTGGAGCGCCAGGTTGAGGTTGCGCACGCACTGGCAGGGGCTAGGGCTGCGCGTGCGTTGCTGTATGTTGAAGCGGATCACAAGAATCTGGTTGCGTTGGCGGAAGGTTTCGGTTTTTCGCGCTTGGCATCGTTTGTTCAGATTAGGGGAAAGACGACGACGCGGCTCTCCGCTCCGGCTCTCTCTGACTATATTGCGATCGAACCGATGGGTGATGGTGTAATCGACGATATTCGAGGTATCCACAACGTGGTTGTGAGCGAATCTGCGTTGTTTGATATTCAGACGGCGGAATCGTGGGCGGCCGTGTTGGAAGATGTGGATCGCGAATGGTGCTTTGTGGCCGTTGATCGTTTCGGTGATCGGCCGCGCATTGTGGGCTATCTTTTGGCATCTGTGTTTGTGAGTATCGTGGATGGGATGGAAGCGTCTGAAGCGTATATCGATGAAGTTGTGGTTATTCCACAATGGCGTAATTCTGGTGTTGGTTCTGCCATGGTGACTGCTGTGCTACAGCGGTTCCAAGAAGCCGGCTACGATTCTGTGGTGGCAGATGTGGCAATCGCCGATCCAGATGGTTCGGCATTCATGGATGTTTTTGATGAGACGGGGTTCGCCGAAATCGGACGAACCCACGTCATGTCACTTCAACTTAACCAATAG
- a CDS encoding DNA gyrase/topoisomerase IV subunit A, translating into MAQTHTEHIMDIDVSEEMRNSFLEYSYSVIYSRALPDARDGLKPVQRRILFQMDSMGLKPDRGHVKSSRVVGDVMGRLHPHGDAAIYDAMVRLAQDFSLRLPFVDGHGNFGSPDDGPAAPRYTEVRMAPAALAMTASLGEDVVDMVPNYDNTYQEPEVLPAAIPSLLVNGSSGIAVGMATNMAPHNLNEVIAGARFLLENPDACLEELMRYIPGPDLPDGGKIVGIDGIRQAYKTGRGIFRTRATAHIENVSPRKKGIIFTELPYLTGPEKIIEKIKDGVSSKKLQGISGVQNLTDRHHGTRLVVEVKNAFNPEAVLAALYQHTPLEESFGINNVALVEGQPRTMGLKEILQVFLDHRRSVTKRRCEFRLRKAQDRLHLVEGLLIAIVDIDDVIAIIRSSEDSATAANRLISVFDLSQPQADYILELRLRRLTKFSQIELETERNSLQETIDELLAILGSEDRMRQLISTELADVARQYGTPRRTVLLEADAVQKSKANAPKLKITDDPCRVLLSATGKIARIVGGEPPRREGPRAQHDALASVVSTTNLSDIGVVTTAGNIHRLNVLDIPAMPDTESAPSLAAGAQLTDLLLMEPNEEPLAIISLEESDTVLTLATAQGKIKRVALDPPNKSQFDAITLLDGDRVIGAGVSGDTDVIVLVTSDAQLLRFDANAVRPQGRSGQGIAGIRVADGAQVIALGIVPNDDLAGHGVVTIASSSDALPGTTAGSAKVTPLDRYPAKGRGTGGVRAQRYLRDEDTLTQAWVGQLPPRAVGKNGKPVTLPDIDERRDGSGTALAEIVNAIG; encoded by the coding sequence ATGGCACAAACGCACACTGAACATATTATGGATATTGACGTCTCCGAGGAAATGCGCAATTCTTTCCTCGAATATTCGTATTCTGTTATCTATTCTCGCGCCTTGCCTGACGCGCGTGACGGCCTGAAGCCTGTTCAGCGCCGTATTTTGTTCCAGATGGATAGCATGGGGTTGAAGCCGGATCGCGGGCATGTGAAATCGTCGCGTGTGGTGGGTGACGTCATGGGCCGCCTCCATCCGCACGGTGACGCCGCGATTTACGATGCAATGGTGCGTTTGGCGCAAGATTTTTCGCTACGGTTGCCGTTCGTGGATGGTCACGGTAATTTCGGTTCTCCCGACGACGGTCCGGCAGCTCCTCGTTACACCGAAGTCCGTATGGCGCCAGCCGCGTTAGCGATGACTGCTTCGCTTGGCGAAGACGTGGTGGACATGGTGCCAAACTATGACAACACGTACCAGGAACCGGAAGTGTTGCCGGCGGCGATTCCTAGCTTGTTGGTGAATGGTTCGTCTGGTATCGCGGTGGGTATGGCTACAAACATGGCACCACATAATCTGAATGAAGTGATTGCTGGTGCTCGTTTCTTGCTGGAAAATCCGGATGCGTGCCTGGAAGAATTGATGCGCTACATTCCGGGGCCGGATTTGCCAGATGGCGGCAAGATTGTGGGCATTGATGGTATTCGCCAGGCGTATAAGACGGGGCGTGGCATTTTCCGTACCCGCGCAACGGCACATATCGAAAACGTGAGCCCGCGCAAGAAGGGCATTATTTTCACCGAACTCCCCTACTTAACTGGTCCGGAAAAAATTATTGAGAAGATCAAAGATGGTGTTTCGTCTAAGAAACTCCAGGGCATTTCGGGTGTGCAGAATCTGACCGATCGGCATCATGGCACACGGCTCGTGGTCGAAGTCAAAAACGCATTCAACCCAGAAGCCGTACTCGCTGCGCTCTATCAGCACACTCCGCTGGAAGAATCGTTCGGTATCAATAACGTGGCGTTGGTGGAAGGCCAGCCGCGCACGATGGGCCTGAAGGAAATTCTGCAGGTGTTCTTAGATCACCGCCGCTCCGTCACGAAGCGCCGGTGCGAATTCCGCTTACGCAAGGCGCAAGATCGTCTTCACCTGGTGGAAGGTTTGCTGATCGCGATTGTGGATATTGACGACGTGATCGCCATTATCCGTTCCTCGGAAGATTCGGCAACTGCGGCAAATCGCCTTATCTCTGTGTTTGATCTTTCGCAGCCCCAAGCCGATTACATTCTGGAGCTGCGCTTGCGCCGCCTCACCAAATTCTCTCAAATTGAACTTGAAACGGAACGCAATTCGCTCCAAGAAACGATCGATGAGCTCCTAGCTATCCTGGGATCAGAAGACCGTATGCGTCAACTGATCTCCACCGAGCTTGCGGACGTTGCCCGCCAATACGGCACGCCACGCCGCACAGTATTGCTTGAAGCGGACGCGGTACAAAAGTCTAAAGCCAACGCGCCGAAACTGAAAATCACTGACGATCCGTGCCGAGTTCTCCTTTCTGCCACGGGCAAGATTGCTCGTATCGTTGGTGGCGAACCGCCACGCCGTGAAGGGCCACGCGCCCAGCACGATGCTTTGGCTTCTGTTGTTTCTACAACGAATTTGAGCGATATCGGCGTTGTCACCACCGCCGGAAACATTCACCGGTTGAACGTTCTTGATATTCCGGCCATGCCAGATACCGAAAGCGCACCGAGCCTAGCTGCCGGCGCTCAACTCACCGATCTTCTGTTGATGGAACCAAACGAAGAACCCTTGGCCATCATCAGTCTTGAAGAAAGCGATACCGTGCTGACTCTTGCCACTGCTCAAGGCAAGATCAAGCGTGTGGCACTTGACCCGCCGAACAAGAGTCAGTTCGATGCAATCACGTTGTTGGACGGCGATCGAGTAATTGGCGCAGGAGTTTCCGGCGATACGGACGTGATCGTGCTCGTGACCTCCGATGCCCAACTCTTGCGTTTCGATGCCAATGCCGTACGCCCACAAGGCCGATCCGGCCAAGGAATTGCCGGTATTCGAGTGGCAGATGGAGCCCAAGTTATTGCGCTTGGTATCGTGCCGAACGATGATTTGGCCGGGCATGGCGTAGTCACAATCGCTAGCTCGTCCGATGCCCTGCCAGGCACCACAGCCGGCAGCGCTAAGGTGACGCCACTTGATCGCTATCCGGCCAAGGGCCGTGGCACAGGCGGCGTGCGCGCTCAACGCTACTTGCGCGATGAAGATACTCTTACCCAGGCATGGGTTGGGCAACTCCCACCGCGCGCCGTTGGCAAGAACGGCAAGCCAGTGACGCTTCCAGATATAGACGAACGCCGTGACGGTTCCGGCACGGCGCTCGCTGAGATCGTCAACGCTATTGGTTAA
- a CDS encoding DUF5998 family protein: protein MNTDRTPELTAALSSLLPQSSFVINDVFDAVGDDDVRAFYVRPETMFDADSVYDRVVAFIATEHRLILVYTDTNYEMDPKGEFVTTMQSVGLESVKEHHVVRRRQLEGLRAGELNSVLLRLRWGSAFSQDLQPGACDDPACTNDHGYVGIVTNEDFQIFLDAQHDGGYFAPGVEFIDSLVYMLGNRR, encoded by the coding sequence ATGAACACTGACCGTACGCCTGAGCTAACCGCCGCACTTTCTTCGTTACTTCCACAAAGTTCGTTTGTTATCAACGATGTTTTCGATGCCGTGGGGGATGACGACGTTCGCGCATTTTACGTTCGCCCCGAAACCATGTTCGATGCCGATTCTGTGTACGATCGCGTGGTTGCCTTCATTGCCACGGAACACCGGTTGATCCTCGTGTACACCGATACGAACTACGAGATGGATCCGAAGGGCGAATTCGTGACCACCATGCAATCGGTCGGTTTGGAATCCGTGAAAGAACATCATGTTGTGCGGCGCCGGCAGCTTGAAGGGCTGCGCGCAGGCGAACTCAACTCGGTCCTGTTGCGGTTACGGTGGGGATCGGCGTTCTCCCAAGATTTACAGCCCGGAGCATGTGACGATCCTGCATGCACCAACGATCATGGATATGTGGGGATCGTGACGAATGAAGATTTCCAAATTTTCCTTGACGCTCAGCACGATGGGGGATATTTTGCTCCAGGGGTCGAATTTATTGATTCACTCGTATACATGCTCGGGAACCGGCGATGA